In the Arachis ipaensis cultivar K30076 chromosome B10, Araip1.1, whole genome shotgun sequence genome, one interval contains:
- the LOC107624063 gene encoding putative ABC1 protein At2g40090: MGSLWRAGKKLSLVASAAAGGTAAALIATSDDPATALRLCATVPHRLLRDAVTAANIAFDYEYSLRGLREGSIEREMVKHEVHLRSAEKLRDLCFKNGGIYIKLGQHLGQLEYLVPQEYVITLRESMLNRCPVSSYEQICEVFKRELGDTPENIFAEFDPIPIASASLAQVHVARTHDGQKVAVKVQHAHMTETAAADHATVELVVNTLHRFFPSFDYRWLIDEINDSLPKELDFLVEAKNSEKCVENFRKLSPHVANYVYAPKVYWNLSTSKLLTMEFMDGAHINDIKTIRKLGIHPHELSKLVSQTFAEMMFKHGFVHCDPHSANLLVRPMPSGKRNILGWRKPQLILLDHGLYKELDFDTRTNYASLWKALVFSDVNAIKEYSAKLGAGEDLYVLFAGVLTMRPWKRVVDQSLDHLVFNGTESEISELQMYASEYFHQISELLRRLPRVILLMLKTNDCLRAVNNSLLQGSSLDTFFIIGKISSEAVIDVKMSQSKSLLSWLNVRLEKILLEVRLWGIQIVLWIYQIRKALSWSDQGLV, encoded by the exons ATGGGCTCATTATGGCGCGCAGGAAAGAAGCTCTCTCTTGTTGCCTCCGCCGCTGCCGGTGGCACCGCGGCAGCGCTCATTGCCACCTCTGACGACCCCGCAACAGCTCTCAGGCTCTGCGCCACCGTTCCCCACCGCCTCCTCCGCGACGCCGTCACTGCCGCCAACATTGCGTTCG ATTATGAATATTCACTGCGTGGATTGCGGGAGGGAAGCATTGAGAGGGAGATGGTCAAGCATGAAGTTCACCTCCGGTCAGCAGAGAAACTTCGAGACTTGTGTTTTAAGAATGGTGGGATTTATATAAAGCTTGGGCAGCATCTTGGGCAGTTG GAGTACTTGGTTCCTCAAGAGTATGTTATAACATTGAGGGAATCTATGCTAAATAGATGTCCAGTTTCTTCATATGAGCAAATATGTGAAGTATTCAAGAGGGAGCTTGGAGACACACCGGAAAat ATATTTGCTGAGTTTGACCCAATTCCAATAGCAAGTGCTTCCCTTGCACAAGTCCATGTAGCCCGCACACATGATGGCCAAAAAGTTGCTGTGAAG GTTCAGCATGCTCACATGACTGAGACTGCAGCTGCAGATCATGCCACAGTGGAATTGGTTGTGAACACTCTGCATAGGTTTTTTCCCAGTTTTGATTATAG GTGGTTGATTGATGAGATTAATGACAGTTTACCCAAG GAATTAGATTTTTTGGTCGAGGCAAAGAATAGTGAGAAGTGTGTGGAAAACTTCCGGAAGTTGTCTCCTCATGTTGCAAATTATGTATATGCTCCAAAAGTATATTGGAATCTAAGTACCTCAAAGCTTCTAACGATGGAATTCATGGATGGTGCTCACATAAATGATATCAAGACCATTCGAAAACTTGGAATCCATCCACATGAACTTTCAAAATTG GTAAGTCAGACTTTTGCTGAAATGATGTTCAAGCATGGGTTTGTGCACTGCGATCCACATTCCGCAAACTTATTGGTTCGTCCAATGCCTTCTGGGAAACGTAATATTCTGG GCTGGAGAAAACCTCAGTTGATTCTTTTAGATCATGGACTCTACAAAGAACTTGACTTCGATACAAGAACTAATTATGCTTCACTGTGGAAGGCTTTGGTATTTTCTGATGTTAATGCAATCAAGGAATATAGTGCAAAATTGGGTGCTGGAGAGGATTTGTATGTACTTTTTGCCGGAGTTCTGACTATGAGACCATGGAAAAGAGTTGTTGACCAATCACTGGATCATTTAGTTTTTAACGGAACAGAGAGTGAAATTTCAGAACTGCAG ATGTACGCTTCTGAATATTTCCACCAAATCTCAGAGCTTCTAAGGAGATTACCGCGTGTGATTCTTCTAATGCTGAAGACAAATGACTGTCTACGAGCAGTCAACAATTCTCTG CTGCAAGGATCTTCTCTGGACACATTTTTCATTATTGGAAAGATTTCTTCCGAGGCTGTCATTGATGTGAAGATGTCGCAAAGTAAGTCCCTTTTAAGTTGGTTGAATGTCAGATTGGAAAAGATTTTGCTGGAAGTACGACTTTGGGGAATTCAGATAGTCTTGTGGATTTACCAAATAAGAAAGGCGCTATCTTGGTCTGACCAAGGATTAGTATAA